In Dreissena polymorpha isolate Duluth1 chromosome 11, UMN_Dpol_1.0, whole genome shotgun sequence, the genomic window tgaagcgatatagaagttacgaccatttttcgaaacctaaatgcaaaagtTTTAccgaaagacagacggacagtgcgatcactatatgccctccttcgggggcataaaatgtAAATCGGAATAAATGCAAGAGTCGTTTTACACTATTTTTATGTgtcccattattattttttttattattattatgggggacatattgtttcgcCCTGTCTGTTTGTGTGTTGGCTTGTAtgtgtcaaacttaaacattggtcataacttttgtaatattgaagatagcaacttcatatttggcatgcatgtgtatctcatgtagctgcacattttgagtggtgaaagggcaaggtcatccttcaaggtcaaagatatggagGGGGGGGgcattgtttcacaaacacatcttgattattttaaattgacTACATGATCATCATACGTGGTTATCATAAATATAATCACTACGATTAACGGCAATTTAAATGtactgtttgtttttaaatttgttcaGCAATTAAGTGATTCAAACTTAAACTTATTTCAGCTTTTTTATCACATACGAAtaaagttttgaatatttttatgagAACAAACACATACTATAATAATGGCATGACACGTATAAACATCAAGAATATATACAAATGAATTGCAAATCACATAAATTACGGACTTCCACAAAACACAGAACCGTACTGACAGTCAAATCCAGGTTAAGGTTTACGGCCAAAATGACGGCCGGCAATGACCATAAGGGGAAAGACCTGCAGCTTGTCATAACGGTCGTTTTCGTCAAACTGCCTGAGCATCGAGgcataaccccccccccccccaaggcGATTCCtcaatcattaaaaaaatctgttttataaGGGTTAGCATTTTTTCTTATTCAATAATAACGTTGGCAAACAGTTATTATAAGCATTACACAAgctttaaatgaatattatagTTGGAAGAAACAAACTAATAATAGTATCTTTAACGATAACATGAACTTCTTATACAAATCAATGCAATACGCAACTTCAGAACATTATTCTTAAAACAGACTTAAGAATAGAATAAAAAAGGACCTGTATTAAGTGAAACTTCCTGttataaaataacatatcatCATCAAATTTCTTTCACCCAGACGCAATATCCTTAATTCTTCTTCATGAGTACCTAATCTATTGGAAACAATAGACTGTGACTCCCCTGTATTGCTTATCAATAGTATTTAAGCATCCAGTTAGCTGTAAAGTACTTTCATATAAATAGCATATTCAGGGATAAACGTGTAGTATGACAGAATTCCAGATAGAACACTTCCATCTAGCCATGCATAGAGCAGTCTGCTTCATTATGATTAAGATATTAATGTATCGGAACAGTAATACGTAGATTCAAAAACTAGTTGCCAGTTGCAATCTAGTTGACGAATGCTAAGTGTATAaatgtatatagagaatattatgtgagttttggataaagatcaagtttattatgcgaggcttagaaccgatgtagcgcaaggcttgccgagcgctaacatggttcgtgccgagcatgataaacttgatctttatccaaaactcacataatattctatttatcctattatttcctcacaattttccattaataactgtcaaatatggcattttttgacgatttagtttttccgtagttgacagattctccaatttttggaaaaacccaaatctgatcttaaaatagcgatagtataaagctcatgtttatacgatcgtcgttatactattgattttcatctggtaataggataaaaagcAATTTTCATTACATCATAACATGGTAATATTTATGAATCCAAAAACTAGTTGCCGGTTTCACACAATCTAATTGATCACAGCCTGGTGAAGAGATGCATTTCGCAGCCTGCCTCATTATACAGTAATATAAAGAGttattcttggaaaactgggctaaatgaatgtgcgtaaattgtcatcccagtttagcctgtgcagtctgcacaggctattcagggttgacactttccgcctaaacttgattttgggcaaggagggacttccttgaaattaaaaacacCACAAAAgcgaaatgtgtcgtccctgattagcatgtgatgactgcacaggctaatcttggacggcactttacacacatgcatttagcccagttttctcagaacgcggcccaTATAATCCTTGAGCCAGTCGGTAGCCTCATGCTATCTTGTTGATGACAGCCTGGTGCAGGGACTGCAGTTGAAAGGTCCATTTGTCGAGGGCGTTGTAGCGGGCACACTGCTGACCTTCTCTGTCCAGCTCCAGCACTGAGTTCACCTGGTCTATACGGCCATCTATCGTACTGAAATGCAACGACCATTCCATTTTCATAACAAATCATAAATAATACCCGCAATAATGGCTGTATCTGCATAACTGTTGCAGGCATGGAAGTGGAAACTCATGCCAATGCTCTAAATAAATTGAATTTTCTAAATGTTGAACCCcttaattataaaatgtatttttacataaaaaaatgttttaaggattaccttgacctttcaccactcaaaatgttaggctccatgagatacacatgcatgccaaatatcaagttgctatgttcaatattgcacaagttatgaagaaggttaaagttttggttaaagttttgggacacacacaaacactgaaagacaggccaaaaacaacatacccccgatctttcgatccggggacataaaaagttaaatataCCTGGTCATTAATGTGTTTgcaaacattaatttaagaatTTAAGCGCTAAATAAGCATATCTTTTTTTTATACCAAAAATATTCAGACAACTATTATATTTAATCAATTGTTTATCTTTGAAATAACAAGTAATACTTACTGATCCAAAATACAAGAAACAAGAAGATTTTCAACCTCTATTGGATCTATGTTGAGTTCCTGCAAACATATTAAAACAGGTTAATACCAATGTTTAGACTTCGTCTATGACTTCCATTTCTGACACAAAATTCATTGACTGCATAGTGAATGTTTGGTAATTACAAAGGACATTAAAgcacacacacaaataaatttGGGGACATCTTAATTATCTGAATAAACatcttatattaattaaaatatctctTTCATGTGTTTTGTATCATCCCTTCATCAGTAAATTAACCCTTTTTAACAAGTAatgattacaaattaaatattgcaCAGACGCTGGGCTAATTCATACTTATTGCCCATGGAAATAAACAAAAGCACACTGCACAGCATGGGTGTCGCTGCCAAAACCATTGTCCTCATTTGCAACTATTTTTATGCCgcacttcgaagaagagggggtatattgttttgctcatgtcggtctgtatgtccgtccaccagatggtttccagatgataactcaagaacacttaggcctaggatcatgaaacttaataggtatattgatcatgactcacaaatgacccctattgattttgaggtcactaggtcaaaggtcaaggtcacggtgacctgcaatagtaaaatggtttccagatgataacttaagaacacttatgcctaggatcatgaaacttcatagatacattgatcatgactcacagatgacccctatcgattttcaggtcactgggttaaaggtcaaggtcacggtgacccgaaatagtaaaatggtttctggatgataactcaagaacgcttatgcctaggaccatgaaacttcataggtacattgatcatgactcgcagatgacccttattgattttcaggtcactaggtcaaaggtcaaggtcacggtgacccagatagcaaaatggtttccggatgataactcaagaacacttatgcctaggatcatgaaactttataggtacattgatcatgactcgcagatgacccctaatgattttcaggtcactaggtcaaaggtcaaggtgactcaacttagaacaagggctgtttgtaaaacatgcatgccccctatatgggctctctgttgtagtgacagccattgtgtgaatatgttttttgtcactgtgaccttgacctttgacctagtctgaaaatcaataggggtcatctgccagcctttatcaatctacctacaaagtttcatcatcctaggcataagcattcttgagttatcatccgaaaaccattgtactatttcgggtctgcgaatcatgatcaatctacctatcaagtttcatgatcctaggccaaggcgttctgagttatcatctggaaaccattttaatatttcatatcactgtgaccttgacctttgaccttgtgacctgaaaatttgCGACTATTTTTATGCcgcccttcgaagaagagagggtatattgttttgctcatgtcggtccgtatgtccgtccaccagatggtttccagatgataactcaagaacacttaggcctaggatcatgaaacttaataggtatattgatcatgactcgcagatgacccctattgattttgaggtcactaggtcaaagatcacggtgacccgaaataggaaaatggtttcccgatgataactcaagaacgcttatgcctatgatcatgaaacttcataggtacattgatcatgacttgcagatgactccttttgattttgaggtcactaggtcaaaggtcaaggtcacggtgaaccgaaatagtaaaatggtttcctgatgataactcaagaacgcttatgcctaggataatgaaacttcataggtacattgatcatgactcgcagatgacccctattgactttcaggtcactaggtcaaaggtcacagtgccaaaaaacgtattcacacaatggctgccagtacaactgacgcccatatggggggcatgcatgttttacaaacagctcttgtttaaaaagttgcaataaaaaaaatgtctcaAAAATCCTACACGAAAATGTACTACGAGTCGAAAACATGACCTACTTTAGAAATGAAAGGTATGTTTATGCAACAGCACACACCACAGGACCTACTTTAAAAATGAAAGGTATGTTTATGCAACAGCACACACCACAGGACCTACTTTAGAAATGAAAGGTATGTGTATGCAACAGCACACACCACATGACCTACTTTAGAAATGAAAGGTATGTTTATGAAACAGCACACACCACATGACCTACTTTAGAAATGAAAGGTATGTTTATGCAACAGCACACACCACATGACCTACTTTAGAAATGAAAGGTATGTTTATGCAACAGCACACACCACATGACCTACTTTAGAAATGAAAGGTATGTTTATGCAACAGCACACACCACATGACCTACTTTAGAAATGAAAGGTATGTTTATGCAACAGCACACACCACAGGACCTACTTTAGAAATGAAAGGTATGTTTATGcaacagcatacaccacatgaCCTACTTTAGAAATGAAAGGTATGTGTATGCAACAGCACACACCACATGACCTACTTTAGAAATGAAAGGTATGTTTATGCAACAGCATAAACCACAGGACCTACTTTAGAAATGAAAGGTTTGTTTATGCAATAGCATACACCACATGACCTACTTTAGAAATGAAAGGTATGTTTATGcaacagcatacaccacatgaCCTACTTTAGAAATGAAAGGTATGTTTATGCAACAGCACACACCACATGACCTACTTTAGAAATGAAAGGTATGTTTATGcaacagcatacaccacatgaCCTACTTTAGAAATGAAAGGTGTGTTTATGCAACAGCACACACCACATGACCTACTTTAGAAATGAAAGGTATGTTTATGCAACAGCACACACCACATGACCTACTTTAGAAATGAAAGGTATGTTTATGCAACAGCACACACCACATGACCTACTTTAGAAATGAAAGGTATGTTTATGCAACAGCACACACCACATGACCTACTTTAGAAATGAAAGGTATGTTTATGCAACAGCACACACCACAGGACCTACTTTAGAAATGAAAGGTATGTTTATGcaacagcatacaccacatgaCCTACTTTAGAAATGAACGGTATGTGTATGCAACAGCACACACCACATGACCTACTTTAGAAATGAAAGGTATGTTTATGCAACAGCATAAACCACAGGACCTACTTTAGAAATGAAAGGTTTGTTTATGCAATAGCATACACCACATGACCTACTTTAGAAATGAAAGGTATGTGTATGcaacagcatacaccacatgaCCTACTTTAGAAATGAAAGGTATGTTTATGcaacagcatacaccacatgaCCTACTTTAGAAATGAAAGGTATGTTTATGcaacagcatacaccacatgaCCTACTTTAGAAATGAAAGGTATGTTTATGcaacagcatacaccacatgaCCTACTTTAGAAATGAAAGGTATGTTTATGCAACAGCACACACCACATGACCTACTTTAGAAATGAAAGGTATGTTTATGCAACAGCACACACCACATGACCTACTTTAGAAATTAATGGTATGTGTATGcaacagcatacaccacatgaCCTACTTTAGAAATGAAAGGTATGTTTATGCTACAGCACACACCACATGACCTACTTTAGAAATTAATGGTATGTGTATGcaacagcatacaccacatgaCCTACTTTAGAAATGAAAGGTATGTTTATGCTACAGCATACACCACATGACCTACTTTAGAAATGAAAGGTATGTTTATGCAACATCACACACCACATGACCTACTTTAGAAATGAATGGTATGTGTATGcaacagcatacaccacatgaCCTACTGTAGAAATGAAAGGTATGTTTATGCTACAGCACACACCACATGACCTACTTTAGAAATGAAAGGTATGTGTATGCTACAGCACACACCACATGACCTACTTTAGAAATGAAAGGTATGTGTATGCGGGTGTAGGGCTTGATAAGCTTGATCAGGACTTGAGTTCTTATGTTCCTCAGCAGGTCCTCAATGTGCTCTCGGATGAACGGGTCCTCCATGATGTTCCGGCGGTTTGTACGCAAAATCTTCTCAAATTCATTTATATCGTTATTTTGGTAAGCACTGAAATGgaagatatagagaatatttgttgatTCCAGAGTAAACTCGAATACTAATTGACAGTTAATTAATGGTAAGAAAAATCATATTTGAAGAAATGGTCCCCCAGGAGCATGAATAAGATGGGTCAGCAACAAATACAGTCAAGAGGCGAGGCTTGAGTGTACACGCAGTACCGAGATGGACAGATGCAGGCTGAGACAATACCAAGGGCAACAGGCCTTAACTTCACAACCTACAGAGCTGAGGTACAAGCCTTGATCTATTCTGCAAACACCATCAGCAGCAAAATAGACCAAGGTTCCCAGATAGTCTCATGACAGATACCTTGTCAGTCCGGGATGTAGCAAGGGCCAACAACCTGCCGCTCACTGACAAATACATGGAAATAATGAGGCAGTCTGAATGTCAAAGCTGGGAAGGAGTACAAGAGTACATAGTCTAAGGGAAATGAATACCATTGTCAAGTGCTTATTAAGAACTCAACAGCTAAAGGAAAGATACAGTCACATGCCCAGACAAGAACAGATAATCATTTTAAGACTGCAAAAATAGCACAAAATACTTAATCACCAAATGCACAAGAGATTCCACCTGCTTTCTCAAAAGAAACCTTGTGGAGAAGCTGACTAAACAGCTGAACATGAATACATGGACCACCAACCACTGAGGAAAAATGAATGGCCTGAATCTGTGTGCCTGAAGAGGAAGCTGTGGGGACAAGTGGTGGTGTTACATAAGACCACCCGTTTCATCCTTGCCTCTGGACTCCCAATAGTAGCAGTAATAAGGACGAAAAAGACTACAACATCTGACTAAAATAAATTAACTGcatggaggatggtcatattaagCATAGTTAGGCAACAAAGTCTTACAACAATTgttcaattgttttaaataaaacatttggaaACCTATACCAGTACAAGACTAGAGCTTGTCCCAATAGTGAACAATATTACCCCAAGGCGCTATCTCATCACAGCTAACGTTCCTTTTTTTCAATCATCTACTAATTATTCACCCAGACGTTCAAGAGGAGTTGAAACACAAGCTAACAAATCATGGATACAACAAAtggcaattaacagtttgaacaACAATTGCTTAAAAACTCATAATAATTAATACTAACACTTTACCTGACAAGGTTAGTCATGGCCAGTATTTCAGGATCATTTTTATAAGGCTTGGTTTCCTGTGAGTCAAATGGGTTGATGCCTGACTTCATTAGCATGTTGGCTAACACTAGGTATTTCAGACATGTAGTCCGTCTGAAGGACAGAGATCAGGGTTGACAGATAAAACCATAAAATgagccacaatctgtgaaaagacaacactttctgcctaaactggatttttgcattaaagagactttctgtaaacaaacaataccatgaaagcagaaagtgtcatccctgataagcctgtgtggactgcacaggctaatctgggatgacactttacgcacatacattaaacccccttttcacagagcatggcccatagaTATGTATGCATGAAGCATTTCATTTGCTTATATATATCAAGGTGTTAATAAATTTCATCGGCATCAAAGACTCCTTCTTGTCCTAGATACAAGTGATTTTCTGATATTTATTCTTATTAATAACAACTCTCAAATAACCTttttatatcataaaatataCTTTTACAAACAATTCCCTcagatttatttcattttttgacaGCAGTTTCAAATATATGACAGAATCAATTGCAGCAGGTACCAATGTCAATCAGATTTCAACTTGTGTGAGGCAAGAGCTTAAGTTAATGTACATGTAGAAACAAACAATTGTACATTATCCCACTCCATAAactgttcaaaataaaaattgtgttcCACTATCAGATTGTTTTAATTTCCATGTGATGGGTCTGTCCTCAATAAATGGAGGaagaaatattaataatttaagcatTAAAACGTGCCTGAAATCATATCAAGTAATACTATGGCAAATGAAAGTTCAACATGAAATGATTATTCATTACATCTGAACCACGACTAACATAACATTGAACAAGCTTAAACGTGACACATATTGCAGGAAACTTCACTAAAATTCATTAGGATACTGTGTTTCCTAAAGGCCCACAAGAAATCACTATACATTTCATGTAAACAAATATCCACCAGTACCTGGGAGATCCTGACTCATCATAGTTCTTGAAGGCCTCAAAGAAATCTGTGTGTGCCTTCTCATACTCGCCCTCCCGCAGGTGCATTTTACCGCCACACTCCCTGATCACACCCATGATCAGGGGATGAGGAATGGCAGACTTTATATGCAATGACTGTTCATACAAGGCCTAGAAGAGAAGAAAATGTGTGCTTGTATACAAGCAATAATTAGCGTTAATATGTGAGAGAACATGCAAATAGACAAATCAAAAGATGTGTTACATTACAAGAGAAGCGTGTCTTTATATACAAGCAAGAACATGTTCATATACAAAGGCTGTtggtaaaatgtattattttaatgaaaatgtttgtaaaaaaaacaagatgcgtttgtgaaacacaatgtccccctatatgacgtttgaccttgaaggatgaccttgacccttcaccactcaaaatgtgcagctccatgagatacacatgcatttcaaatataaaattgctagcttcaatattgcagaagtgacattacatgagcaattgtgacccatatatttgaccttgaaggatgaccttgacctttcaccactcaaaatgtgcagctccatgagatacacatgcatgccaaatatcaagttgctatcttcaatattgcaaaagtattcataaaataagcgatttgggccacatatatttgacctctgaccttgaaggatgaccttgacctttcaccactcaaaatgtgcagctccatgagatacacatgcatgccaaatatcaagttgctatcttgaatattgaaatgctgcaaaagtgtacattaaatgagcgattttgacccatacatttgacctttgatcttgaaggatgaccttgacctttcaccaatcaaaatgtgcagctccatgagatacatatgcatgccaaatatcaagttgctatcttcaatattgcaaaagttattgcaaatgttaaagttggcgcaaaccaaccaacagaccaaccaacagaccaaccaacagaccaacagacagggcaaaaacaatatgtcccccactactatagtgggggacataaaaacatctTTAGCTTGTTTATACAACTAGAAATTTGTATTAAAGTTTAATGTCTAACAATTATGAAATACTGTTTGCATATAAAGACTACAAATTATGTAATGTAATACAATATAACAATGCCTGAAATGTAAGTAACAATTTTCAAAACCCAACATATCCCAATAAAATATGCACTTATTCTCTGGGACAAAtataacaagcgatgtgtttgtgaaacactatgtccccatatatttgaccttgaaggatgaccttgacctttcaccactcaacatatgcagctccatgagatcacatgcatgcaaaatatcaagttgcgatcttcaatattgcaaaagagtacattaaaatgagcgattttgacacatatatttgacctttgaccttgacttttcacaactctaaatgtgcagctccatgagatacacatgcatgtcaaatataaagttgctatcttaaatattgcaaaagagtacattaaaatgagcgattttgacacatatttgacctttgaccttgaaggatgaccttgacttttcaccactcaaaatgtgcaactccataagatacacatgcatgccaaatatcaagctgctatcttcaatattgcaaacgttatagcaaatgttaaagttggggcaaacaaacacacaaaccaaccaacagacagggcaaaaacaatatgtcctcaactatagtggtgggggacataaaaaggttgTTCCTACACTAGACCTACATAGAGAGGCAATATTTCCACCCTTAAGGCGACAAATGAATGTGTTTTGGGGGTACCTTTAAAATTATTACTTATTCGGGCCAGTTTCATTCATACCTtgagttttttgttatttttctgtTCTGTGTACATCTGTATTTCCAAAGCATAGATCTCCAACAGTTGTGTGCCCTTCTTCAAGTCATCTTCACCCTCGTCAGTCTTCGGAAATAGCAAAGATGTAGTTGCATCAAAATAAGACAAAGAAATACATCTGAATAAATATGCAGAGGAATAGAAGTAAAACGTTTCTACTTGTTTGTGTGAGAAAAAGAGATTTAGTCAATCAGACAGTTGTTCAATGTAAGtttaatgttaaataaacaaaggATTACTTTTAAATAAAGCTACAACACAACATAGTTAAAAGACTGCAAATGTTCCTTACAAGATTAGTGCGTACCTGACAGGAAAGGTGCAATTGTTTGAGTATTCTCTGCAGCTTGTTAAAATCCCCGCGATCAAAATACAGCTTTCCTAACTTTGTGTTGGTTTTAAACCAAAGTCTTTCATTTTTTGCCTCTTTAAGTGCATCCAGTGTTGTCTCATAGAAGTTCTGTAGAAGCTCCATCTGTAATCAGGTTAACATACATACACATTAATTGGCATTGGAAACATTAGGAAcagcatttgaaaaaaaatatgtttaactgGTTATTCACTCTAGAAAACCTTGCAAAAAAGACCATAAAATTCTTCTCACATTGTTTATTCTTTTCCAACAAATAACACTGCCCATGTCCACAAATCTTTCGAAACTTGAACAAAATTCTACAACACTAAGAACGgtcaatttacatttaaaattttgtataCCAAATAAAACAAGTGTTTCGTGGTTAGAGACAGTTGCCCCTTcgaacagggctttgaactagtgacctaaatttcaaaaggggtcatctactgtccaaggccaatgcacatgtgaagtatcaagccaatcggtcgattcgttgacgagttattgatcagacataattttcacacttattgagacattgaccttgaccattgacctagtgaccccaattttgataaGGCTCATTTacagtccaaggccaatgcgcatgggaagtatcaagccaagcGGTCCATTTgttaacgagttattgatcagaaacgcttttctCACTTATTCTGCCAGTGACCAtgacttgacctagtgaccccaaattctattggggtcatctactgtccaaggccaatgcacatgagaagtatcaatccaatcggtgaatcagttgacgagtcattgatcggaaacgatttcacacttagtgtgtaacagtgaccttaacttttgacctagtgaccccaatttcaataaaggtcatctactgtccaactccaatgcacatgagaagtatcaagccaaccgGTGtgtcagttgacgagttattgatccgaAAAGATTGTACTCTTAATGTGTatcagtgaccttaacctttgaccaagtgaacccaatttcaataggggtcatctactgtctaaggccaatgcaaatgagaagtatcaagccaatcagtgaatcaGTTGAAAAGCTATTGATCGGAACCGATTTTCAcgcttagtgtgatagtgaccttgacctttgacctagtgaccccaattttaataggggtcatcttctgtttAAGGCCAAtgacatgtgaagtatcaaacaTATCTCGCAATTGGTtgataagttattgatcggaaccgattttcacacttagtgtgatagtgaccttgacctttgacctcatgaccccaatttcaataggggtcatctactgtccaagaccaatgcataTATTTAGTATCAAGCCGTAGTGTTTTTTCCAGACTTTTAGCATGGCGCggcgccatgcccttttttgccgcgccacgctgcccctttcaaagccatttagcgccacgctgccctttccaaaggccgccgccctgccctttcatgatCATCCACTGTTTTCCGTCCTCTTAAAAGCCGCCatgcgcccttattgataacatctttatcGCCTCTTGACCATACTTCTAAGCCGAATGTATCTGAGTATGGCCCCAAGGCAGCGAAGATTCTCGCGGTTGttaattagtcatgcgtgaataaccccgtgtcaatatcaatcgataatgtcagtggCTTTGTTGTAACAAGCACACATATCACCCCGTAAAGTGTATTCCTCCACGAGTAAATCGTGGACAGTTAATCCGGAGACTTGTAATGAAAACCTTGATGTTATCCTCGTTAAAATTatgcatttcatgcattattcagttatatcaaaacatttatttttaggcGTAATtaaatttttgaatttttttttatcttgattgttatcgtctttaagataattaattattgaaacatatCTTGATTGTTAtcttctttaagataattaattattgaaacaataactgtaacatatactaattaaacaaaaagcGAATCGAGAATAAGGGGGACATATACGAATTTACATTGCTATGTGCaactgtcgcttacatcattttaacaactttACAAGATGGTGGACTATACAGAAAATTAATTGTGCCTATCgtcaaaaatggcaaataacgatcgAATTAACAATGGAGATCTGATCATACATTTAGACgggat contains:
- the LOC127850600 gene encoding COP9 signalosome complex subunit 2 isoform X2, with product MLSHNKMSEDEFMCDDDEEYDLEYSEESNSEPDVDLENQYYNSKALKDDDPKAALDNFQKVLELEGKDKGEWGFKALKQMIKINFKLTNYDEMMRRYKLLLTYIKSAVTRNYSEKSINSILDYISTSKQMELLQNFYETTLDALKEAKNERLWFKTNTKLGKLYFDRGDFNKLQRILKQLHLSCQTDEGEDDLKKGTQLLEIYALEIQMYTEQKNNKKLKALYEQSLHIKSAIPHPLIMGVIRECGGKMHLREGEYEKAHTDFFEAFKNYDESGSPRRTTCLKYLVLANMLMKSGINPFDSQETKPYKNDPEILAMTNLVSAYQNNDINEFEKILRTNRRNIMEDPFIREHIEDLLRNIRTQVLIKLIKPYTRIHIPFISKELNIDPIEVENLLVSCILDHTIDGRIDQVNSVLELDREGQQCARYNALDKWTFQLQSLHQAVINKIA
- the LOC127850600 gene encoding COP9 signalosome complex subunit 2 isoform X1, translating into MLSHNKMSEDEFMCDDDEEYDLEYSEESNSEPDVDLENQYYNSKALKDDDPKAALDNFQKVLELEGKDKGEWGFKALKQMIKINFKLTNYDEMMRRYKLLLTYIKSAVTRNYSEKSINSILDYISTSKQMELLQNFYETTLDALKEAKNERLWFKTNTKLGKLYFDRGDFNKLQRILKQLHLSCQVRTNLTDEGEDDLKKGTQLLEIYALEIQMYTEQKNNKKLKALYEQSLHIKSAIPHPLIMGVIRECGGKMHLREGEYEKAHTDFFEAFKNYDESGSPRRTTCLKYLVLANMLMKSGINPFDSQETKPYKNDPEILAMTNLVSAYQNNDINEFEKILRTNRRNIMEDPFIREHIEDLLRNIRTQVLIKLIKPYTRIHIPFISKELNIDPIEVENLLVSCILDHTIDGRIDQVNSVLELDREGQQCARYNALDKWTFQLQSLHQAVINKIA